From a region of the Methanolinea sp. genome:
- the cooS gene encoding anaerobic carbon-monoxide dehydrogenase catalytic subunit has product MTEETKPILIGERQDVCELDRARLALMNPELIEQKKEERTFDEAAKPFVEMTMREGIETVWDRFEMQQPPCKQCESGLSCSRCAMGPCRIIPPYRIRGVCGADSDLIVARNLLDTIATGAAAHSDHGREIVSTLYGIGIGTVTDYVIADPEKLRRLAEEYGLKTDGKDDRKVAGELGRAMLEEYGSVKDSLQIAQRAPKATREIWENTGISPRGVDRDVVDAMHRVHMGVGADYANILAHGLRVSLSDGWGGSSMATEISDVLFGTPEPNESLVNLGVVKKSHVNISLHGHNPMLSEMAVKAAQDPEILALVKKVGAAGVNLVGLCCTGNELLMRKGIPNAGNHFNQELVITTGALEAMVVDYQCIFPSLPRTASCYHTHVISTSPKSKIPGSYYVAFEPEDAYATAKTIVKMAVENFPNRNPGRVFIPIEPVKVLTGFSVEAIRGALGGTLKPLIDQIAAGNIRGAVGIVGCNNPKVKHDYGHVTLSKELIKRDILCVETGCAAIASGKAGLLQPSAASLAGPGLRVVCESLGIPPVLHMGSCVDCSRILHLAAELGNALNIGIHRLPVAGAAPEWYSQKAVSIGSYFVASGVYTVLGVMPKITGSPPVVSLLTEGLKSVVNASFAVEPDPLKAADLITDHIERKRTELGI; this is encoded by the coding sequence ATGACCGAAGAAACCAAACCAATTCTCATCGGGGAGCGGCAGGACGTGTGCGAACTCGACCGTGCCCGTCTTGCCCTGATGAACCCCGAGCTCATCGAACAGAAGAAAGAAGAACGAACCTTTGACGAGGCGGCCAAACCGTTCGTCGAGATGACCATGAGGGAGGGTATCGAGACGGTCTGGGATCGGTTCGAGATGCAGCAGCCCCCGTGTAAGCAATGCGAATCCGGTCTTTCCTGTTCCCGGTGCGCGATGGGTCCATGCCGGATAATACCCCCGTACCGTATACGCGGTGTCTGCGGGGCCGATTCCGACCTGATCGTGGCCCGAAACCTGCTCGATACCATTGCCACCGGCGCAGCCGCACACTCGGACCATGGGCGGGAGATCGTATCGACCCTCTACGGTATAGGCATTGGAACGGTAACCGACTACGTGATAGCCGATCCTGAAAAACTGAGGCGCCTTGCAGAAGAGTACGGGCTGAAGACGGACGGAAAGGATGATCGGAAGGTTGCCGGAGAGCTTGGCCGGGCGATGCTTGAAGAGTACGGGTCGGTCAAGGATTCGCTCCAGATTGCACAGCGTGCTCCGAAGGCTACCCGGGAGATCTGGGAGAACACCGGGATATCCCCTCGGGGAGTCGACAGGGACGTTGTGGACGCCATGCATCGGGTCCACATGGGGGTAGGGGCCGATTATGCAAACATCCTGGCCCACGGACTCCGGGTATCCCTCTCGGATGGCTGGGGGGGTTCGAGCATGGCCACCGAGATATCCGATGTACTGTTCGGGACCCCGGAGCCCAACGAGTCGCTGGTAAACCTTGGGGTGGTCAAAAAGAGCCATGTCAATATCTCTCTGCATGGCCACAACCCCATGCTATCAGAGATGGCGGTGAAGGCGGCACAGGATCCCGAGATCCTTGCGCTGGTCAAAAAGGTGGGGGCAGCCGGTGTCAACCTGGTCGGACTCTGCTGCACGGGAAACGAGCTCCTGATGCGGAAGGGGATCCCGAATGCCGGCAACCACTTCAACCAGGAACTGGTTATCACCACCGGGGCGCTCGAGGCCATGGTCGTCGACTACCAGTGTATCTTCCCCTCGCTTCCCAGGACAGCGAGCTGTTACCACACGCATGTCATCTCCACCAGTCCGAAGTCCAAGATCCCCGGATCCTATTATGTTGCGTTTGAACCGGAGGATGCTTATGCAACGGCAAAGACCATCGTGAAGATGGCGGTTGAAAACTTCCCGAACCGGAACCCCGGCAGGGTCTTCATCCCGATCGAGCCGGTCAAGGTGCTGACCGGTTTCTCGGTCGAAGCAATCAGGGGAGCGCTCGGCGGGACTTTAAAACCGCTCATCGACCAGATCGCCGCCGGGAATATCCGGGGGGCGGTCGGGATCGTGGGCTGCAACAACCCCAAGGTGAAGCACGATTACGGTCACGTCACGCTCTCGAAGGAACTTATCAAGCGCGACATCCTCTGCGTGGAGACCGGTTGTGCGGCCATAGCATCCGGGAAGGCTGGGCTTCTCCAGCCCTCTGCCGCATCGCTGGCGGGCCCGGGACTCCGGGTGGTCTGCGAATCGCTGGGGATCCCCCCGGTGCTGCACATGGGCTCCTGTGTCGATTGTTCCCGCATCCTGCATCTCGCCGCGGAGCTTGGCAATGCCCTGAACATCGGCATCCACCGTCTCCCGGTTGCCGGAGCTGCCCCGGAGTGGTACTCCCAGAAGGCAGTCTCGATCGGCTCATATTTCGTGGCATCCGGGGTCTACACGGTGCTCGG
- a CDS encoding DUF2179 domain-containing protein has protein sequence MLSPEIFLSLTIFVARIGETSLETIRMVYVTRGHPYLSAGIGAVKVAIWLLSTGLVITNLDNLWGITAYIAGYGIGTVIGMQLEEKISIGSVVVRIITTETTSSLMERLSRMGYGLTRLEGSGCFSSSVTVLLTIVPRRKLGQLLDVLKREYPDVLFTVEDVRKASEGVRLFHGTRSRWLERFFGW, from the coding sequence ATGCTTTCCCCGGAAATCTTCCTCTCACTCACCATCTTTGTGGCCCGTATCGGCGAGACGAGCCTTGAGACCATCCGGATGGTATACGTCACCCGCGGCCATCCGTACCTTTCAGCCGGAATTGGTGCCGTCAAGGTAGCGATCTGGCTCCTTTCAACGGGACTGGTCATCACAAACCTCGACAATTTATGGGGTATAACCGCTTACATCGCCGGCTATGGGATCGGTACGGTGATCGGGATGCAGCTAGAAGAGAAGATCAGCATCGGGAGCGTGGTGGTCAGGATCATCACCACCGAAACCACTTCGTCGCTCATGGAACGGCTGAGCCGGATGGGATATGGTCTCACCCGGCTGGAAGGAAGCGGGTGTTTCTCGTCAAGCGTAACGGTGCTCCTGACCATCGTTCCGCGACGGAAGCTCGGCCAGCTTCTGGATGTCCTGAAACGTGAGTATCCCGATGTCCTCTTTACCGTTGAAGACGTCCGGAAAGCAAGCGAGGGGGTTCGCCTTTTCCACGGCACACGGTCGCGGTGGCTGGAACGCTTTTTCGGGTGGTAG